From one Candidatus Woesearchaeota archaeon genomic stretch:
- a CDS encoding TldD/PmbA family protein, with the protein MASAKSSEEKAREGARRFLAMLKTRGADNAVVSLSSQKTSQIKFSNSVINASMLYYDYSMSVFASFNKRIVSTVLKSFEPKTLEKSADFISKFARSVEPNPEYMGIAKGPFRYKKIEGLYDKALENIGEKSMDYVSDSISEASAGRVKRTAGILETESSSDYLITSGNVEAEERSTGAYFSIRAIVEKDESAHSVTVSKTLSGFNPVRCAGEASEIAGRVLPKSAIVPGKYDVLFYPLPFAALLDLAASSCSIFEVESGFSFFQNMLGKKAASPIVNLYDDPSMPFGFGSSTFDDEGVPTQKNVLIENGILKTYLHNTSTAKRHHTKTTASAGLVAPEPSNIALGKGGYSIEELIGEIKKGIIVTNLWYTRFQNYKTGDFSTIPRDRIFVVENGRIKSCTSGIRIADSMPNIMKSIGAIGKEDRQILGWEVEVPVKTAPVLVKNVNITRPLK; encoded by the coding sequence ATGGCTTCAGCTAAATCTTCAGAGGAAAAGGCAAGGGAAGGCGCAAGAAGGTTTCTTGCAATGCTGAAAACAAGAGGTGCAGATAATGCTGTGGTTTCCCTTTCATCACAGAAGACATCACAGATAAAGTTCTCAAACAGCGTGATAAATGCAAGCATGCTATATTATGACTATTCCATGTCAGTCTTTGCATCATTCAATAAAAGGATAGTCAGCACAGTTCTCAAAAGTTTCGAGCCAAAAACCCTTGAGAAAAGCGCTGATTTCATCTCAAAGTTTGCGCGCTCAGTTGAGCCCAATCCGGAATACATGGGAATAGCAAAAGGCCCTTTCAGGTACAAAAAAATTGAGGGGCTTTATGACAAGGCGCTTGAGAATATCGGCGAGAAGTCAATGGATTATGTTTCAGATTCAATAAGCGAAGCTTCGGCAGGAAGGGTGAAGCGCACTGCAGGCATTCTTGAAACAGAAAGCAGCAGCGATTACCTGATTACATCAGGGAATGTTGAGGCAGAGGAGCGCTCTACAGGCGCATATTTTTCAATTAGGGCAATTGTGGAAAAGGACGAGTCAGCGCACTCAGTAACTGTCTCAAAAACTCTTTCAGGATTCAACCCAGTTAGATGCGCAGGAGAGGCATCTGAAATTGCAGGAAGAGTTCTTCCCAAATCAGCAATTGTTCCGGGAAAGTATGATGTGCTTTTCTATCCCCTGCCCTTTGCAGCCCTTCTTGACCTTGCTGCGTCATCCTGCTCAATATTTGAGGTTGAGTCAGGATTCTCATTTTTTCAGAACATGCTCGGGAAAAAGGCGGCATCTCCGATTGTGAATCTTTATGATGACCCCTCAATGCCATTTGGTTTTGGCTCAAGCACATTTGACGATGAGGGGGTTCCAACTCAGAAAAATGTGCTGATTGAAAACGGCATCCTTAAGACATACCTTCATAACACTTCCACTGCAAAGCGCCATCATACAAAAACTACTGCAAGCGCAGGGCTTGTTGCCCCTGAGCCCTCAAACATTGCTCTTGGAAAAGGGGGTTATTCCATTGAGGAGCTCATAGGAGAAATTAAAAAAGGGATAATAGTTACGAACCTGTGGTACACAAGATTCCAGAATTATAAGACAGGGGATTTTTCAACAATACCCAGGGACAGGATATTTGTAGTTGAGAACGGCAGGATAAAGTCCTGCACAAGCGGGATAAGGATTGCAGATTCGATGCCCAACATCATGAAAAGCATAGGAGCAATAGGAAAAGAGGACAGGCAGATTCTCGGCTGGGAAGTTGAGGTT
- a CDS encoding TldD/PmbA family protein: protein MNQKFIDIMDFSLKYLEKSADYAEARLQNSDSSGFTFKNGILEESSSASLYGLGLRFTIHGNVGFLSTNVLDKTVVKRLIDESIRTARASRLGENLPFSEEKPYKAKYSVPEKIRVSDFSAENKIGLLREIDSSAKKLAQERYFSIHDSTTEKIFANSDGASIYSRIPRISFYYNFSVISNGKSSQRSWMYGASSGYEIMKKWNLPSLVEREARALGSTLKSGIAPPKGDLDIVCSPEIVAIMVHESVGHPYEADRILGREAAQAGESFVNPSMLNSRIGSECVNVADDPTIPNSYGHYLFDDEGVKAGKRLLIKNGMINEFLHSRQTAFKLGVKSNAAARAVSYAVEPIVRMANTYMVPGNYSEEELIEGVKNGVYFRNFMEWNIDDVRLNQKYVGAEAYLIKNGRISVPVVNPAIEITTPKLYSSIDAVANNLEFHSGSCGKGEPMQAIPVWFGGASIRMRKIRVNLSKK from the coding sequence ATGAATCAGAAATTTATTGATATTATGGATTTTTCCCTGAAATACCTGGAAAAATCAGCTGATTATGCAGAGGCAAGGCTGCAGAATTCAGATTCATCAGGCTTCACATTCAAGAACGGGATACTTGAAGAATCCTCAAGCGCCTCTCTTTACGGGCTCGGGCTAAGATTCACAATCCACGGGAATGTTGGATTTCTCTCCACAAATGTGCTGGACAAGACAGTTGTGAAAAGGTTAATTGATGAGAGCATAAGGACAGCAAGGGCTTCAAGGCTTGGCGAGAACCTTCCATTTTCAGAGGAAAAGCCATATAAGGCAAAATATTCTGTTCCTGAAAAAATCAGGGTTTCAGATTTCAGCGCAGAAAATAAGATTGGGCTTCTGCGCGAGATTGATTCTTCTGCAAAAAAGCTTGCGCAGGAAAGATATTTTTCAATACACGATTCAACTACTGAAAAGATTTTTGCAAATAGTGACGGGGCAAGCATTTATTCGCGCATTCCAAGAATATCATTTTACTACAATTTTTCCGTTATCTCAAACGGAAAGAGCAGCCAGCGCTCCTGGATGTATGGGGCAAGCTCGGGCTATGAGATTATGAAGAAGTGGAATCTTCCCTCTCTTGTTGAAAGGGAGGCAAGGGCTCTCGGAAGCACATTGAAATCAGGAATTGCCCCTCCCAAAGGAGATTTGGATATTGTCTGCTCTCCTGAAATTGTCGCAATAATGGTGCATGAAAGCGTGGGGCATCCTTATGAGGCAGACAGGATTCTCGGCAGGGAGGCAGCCCAGGCAGGAGAATCTTTTGTCAACCCATCAATGCTCAATTCAAGGATAGGAAGCGAATGTGTAAATGTTGCAGATGATCCGACAATTCCGAACAGCTACGGGCATTATCTTTTTGATGACGAGGGAGTCAAGGCAGGGAAGAGGCTTCTCATAAAAAACGGGATGATAAACGAGTTTCTCCACAGCAGGCAGACTGCATTTAAGCTTGGCGTTAAAAGCAATGCAGCTGCAAGGGCAGTAAGCTATGCAGTTGAGCCCATAGTCAGGATGGCAAACACATACATGGTGCCGGGCAATTATTCAGAGGAAGAGCTGATTGAGGGAGTGAAAAACGGGGTTTATTTCAGGAATTTCATGGAATGGAACATTGATGATGTGAGGCTCAACCAGAAATATGTCGGCGCAGAGGCTTATCTTATAAAGAATGGAAGGATTTCAGTTCCTGTGGTTAATCCCGCAATTGAGATTACTACTCCCAAGCTTTATTCAAGCATTGATGCTGTTGCCAATAATCTTGAGTTTCACTCAGGAAGCTGCGGCAAGGGCGAGCCAATGCAGGCAATTCCAGTCTGGTTTGGAGGGGCATCAATAAGGATGAGGAAAATAAGGGTGAACCTCTCTAAAAAGTGA